GAAATAATACTGATTGAGAAGGTCGGCCTTTCCACCGAAACCGCCGACACTCTCCAGCCGGTCCAGAAATTCCGCTTCCGTCTGGTTAACTACTTTCTGAAGTTCTCTTTGAGAAGGGGGTTCGGCTTTTATCTTATCGATCTCCTCCTGAATAACTTTTTTCAATTCTTCAAGAGTACGGCCCGACTTTGCGGTAGCTATAATAAAGAACTCGCTGCTCAGTTTATTCGAATTCTGGAACGCGATTACATCCTGTGCTATCTGAAGTTCGTAAACAAGGCGTTTGTAGAGCCGCGAATCCTTGCCGGACGTAAATATTTTTGCAAGGAGATCCATCTCTGTATCGCCCGGATGATAGAACGCAGGAGTAACCCACGTCATATAGAGGCGCGGAAGCTGAACGTTATCCTCTTGTAGTAGAATTTTTTCCTCGGTAAGTTTTGCCGCGGGAGGATCGATTGGTGGAACGGGCTTGCCTCTCGGAATCTCGCCGTACCATTTTTCAACCAGTTTAATTGTCTCTTCGATATTGATATCGCCGGCTATAGCGAGGGACGCATTGTTGGGCGCGTAATAGAGACGGAAGAATTCTATAACGTCCTCAAAACTTGCCGCGTCGAGATCTGCCATAGAACCGATGGTCGTCCAGTTGTACGGATGACCTTCGGGATAAAGGTTCTTTGCGAGGATCTCCCACGAGAGTCCGTATGGCTGATTCTCGTAGCTCTGGCGCCGTTCGTTCTTAACAACCGAACGCTGACCGTCGAGCTTTTCCTGCGTCATTGCGTCGGGCAGGAATCCCATTCTGTCCGAATCGATGAAGAAGACAAGTTCGAGTGCGTTGGAGGGGGCGTTCTCCCAGTAATTAGTCCTGTCGGTATTTGTAGAACCGTTATTGTTGCCGCCTACGGCTTCGAGCCACTCGTCGAATTTACCTTCGGGAACGTTCCCGGACCCTTCGAACATCAAGTGTTCGAAGAGGTGCGCGAACCCGGTGCGTCCCGGTTTCTCGTTGCCCGAACCTACGTGATACCACATATTAACGCTTACCATCGGGACGGTATGATCTTCGTGTAGAAGAACATTCAATCCGTTCGGAAGCACAACGCGCGTATAAGGCACGCTGATCTGCTTCTCCTGCGCTATCGTAAATCCGCATAGAAGAACCAGCACAACTGCAATCCGCTTCATGCATACTCCTGTTGTTTGTGTCATTCTTCTTCCGGCAGAGCCGGGCGAAGAATCTATTGGTTAATTAATTAATACTAATATTCTTTCATACATAAATTAACCATTTCTACTAAAGTGCGGAATGGAAAATTTGATGCAGGTTTTAGACGGATGAATGTC
This Melioribacteraceae bacterium DNA region includes the following protein-coding sequences:
- a CDS encoding pitrilysin family protein, translating into MTQTTGVCMKRIAVVLVLLCGFTIAQEKQISVPYTRVVLPNGLNVLLHEDHTVPMVSVNMWYHVGSGNEKPGRTGFAHLFEHLMFEGSGNVPEGKFDEWLEAVGGNNNGSTNTDRTNYWENAPSNALELVFFIDSDRMGFLPDAMTQEKLDGQRSVVKNERRQSYENQPYGLSWEILAKNLYPEGHPYNWTTIGSMADLDAASFEDVIEFFRLYYAPNNASLAIAGDINIEETIKLVEKWYGEIPRGKPVPPIDPPAAKLTEEKILLQEDNVQLPRLYMTWVTPAFYHPGDTEMDLLAKIFTSGKDSRLYKRLVYELQIAQDVIAFQNSNKLSSEFFIIATAKSGRTLEELKKVIQEEIDKIKAEPPSQRELQKVVNQTEAEFLDRLESVGGFGGKADLLNQYYFYTGNPDYFNEDLNRYKGISPGDIRAMAQTYLPDNGRVILSIVPKGKTDLAVQKKEGGVK